ATCCACCAGAGTCCTGCCTCTGACTGTGACCAACACCTGCACAGTTACCTCCTGGCCGGGCATCCAGGCTCTGCTGGTCACAGAAAAGGCCACAGGCCAAGGCAGGGTCGGGCTCAGAGCTCTGCACGTTTCCTGTGAAGGTGGAGGGGCAGCCCCACCTGGAGCAGCCCAGGGCACAGTAGTCGCTGCTGCTGCCCTGGGACTGTGGGGGAGCCAGCCTGGCAAGGCCTGCGGGGGCCCAGGCCTCCTGTGGCAGGTAGGCAGGCGGCGGCCCCCCCCACTCCACACATCCTGCGGGCAGCGCATCATCTGCTGGGAGGCCGGTGCCAgtgctcccctcctcctccaggcccgCTAATGGCCCCACATCCACCGGGTCATAGGTGAGCAAAGCGATGGCCTCCTGGACACGGGTCTCCCAGGCTCCTCGTGCGGGGCCCATGCAGTCCGGGCTTGGCTGTGGACCAGCTCTGTGGGCCCCTATCCAGGTCTGGAACAGAGCACCGAGAGGAGGGAAGGCCTCAGGCAGTGTGTTCAGGACTCACCGTGGGAGcagcctcccctcctccaggaagctctccaGACATCCACGCCCAGAGGCCAAGAGCACCTGTGCCCAGAACATTCTATCTTCCCCCCATGGGCCAGCCCAGCCTCAACACAGAACCCCCATTCCCTTCAGGCCCCTCCCCCGgctcccagcacagggcctgtgCTCACAGAGGCCTGAACCAGGGTACAGATGGTGACAGGGCTGAAGACACTGCTGCCTCACACACTGCCAGCAGCTGCAGAGCCCGGGCACCCTCACCGCAACCCCACTACACGCTCGCACACGCGCACGCACAGGAGGTGCTGTTGGGCCTGGCACCTTGGGGCCAAGGCCAGCAGACCTGGACCCCCCTGTGGGGCCACAGGAGGCCCCCTACCTCCAAAAGGAAGCTGTtcctgcatgtaaatcaatgacgttagaacacaccctcacaccatacacaaaaataaactcaaaatggcctaAAGACTtcaacgtaagacaggacaccataaaactcctagaaaagagcacaggcaaaacattctctgacataaatcataccaatgttttcatAGGTtggtctcccaaggcaacagaaataaaaacaaaataaacaaatgggacctaatcaaacttatacgcttttgcacagcaaaggaaaccataaacaaaacgaaaagacaacctatagaatgggagaaaatatttgcaaatgatgtgactgacgagggcttaatttccaaaatatacaaacagctcatacaactcaataacaaaaagaaacccaatcaaaaaatgggcagaagacctaaataggcatttctccaaagaagaaatacaaatggccaagaagcacgtgaaaagatcaacatcactaattattagagaaatgcaaatcaaaactacaatgagctaccatctcacactggtcagaatggccatcactaaaaactctacaaataacaaatgctggagagggtgtggagaaaagggaaccacccttcactgttggtgggactgtaagttggtgcagccactatggaaaacagtatggatgtttcttaaaaaatgtaaaaatagagctaccatatgacccagcaatcccactcctgggcatatatccagacaaaattctaatgcaaaaagatacattcacccctatgttcatagcagcacaattcacaatagccaagacatggaaacaacctaaatgtccatcaacagatgaatggataaagaagatgtggtacatacatacaatggaatactactcagccataaaaaagaatgaaataatgccatttgcagcaacatggatgcaactagagattatcatactaagtgaagtaagtcagaaagacaaagacaaataccatatgatatcacttacacgtggaatctaaaatatgacacaagtgaacttatctacaaaacagaaacagactcacatacttagagaacaggcttgtggttgccaagggggtgggggtgggatgaactgggagtttggggttagtagatgcaaactagtgtgtataggatggataaacaacaaggtcctactgtatagcacagggaactatattcaatatcctatgataaaccataatggaaaagaatttaaaaaaaaaaaaaaaaagggaggctgTTTCCTAGGAGGCACCAGGAGTCTCCATCGAGTGCACCACACACCACACCTTCCATCATTGTCCTGCCCCCTGGAGAGCCAGCCCGTGGCTCCAGACCACCTCCCAAGGGGTCTAACTAACCTCTGACAGGTGCTGTGGTTCTACAGAGAATGGGCTGGGTGCCTGCAGCCCAGAAGATGAGTGCAGGGCATCAGAACATTTACCCCCCATGCAGCCCTGACAAAGTGCTCGGCTTTAagcttcaaattatatttttggaTGACAAGCTTGAAAACTAGACTCCCTGTTAAGAGAGAAAAGGGCCAGGCGGAAGGCAGCCACGCAGAGCCGGTGGGGGAGAACCTGGGCAGCACCACCTCCATCCTCTGCCCAAAGTGAGGGGCCCGAGAGGGTGGGGACCAGAGACCACCCATTGGAgctcctcccccccacctcctgcctgtGGAGCAGGAACTACCAGGCCAGCAGGGAGGGTCCGACGGGGTCTCCAGGCTGTTCTCAGCGTCATGGCCTGTGAGAGCCCACCACGATGTGTGGGGGGGTGTAGGGTCAACTCATCGCTACCCAGGGGGCCGGGAGGGGCCAGGCACTCCAGGACGGCCACCAGAGTAGCCCAGGGACCAGGGAGGGCCCCAGGGGCAGCACAAGACACAGATGCCTTCAGGTGCAGACAGCCCCCTGAGCTGGCACCTTGAACTGACCATTTACCTCCAAGGGCTGCTGCAAACCAGAAGAGGCAGAGATAACGTCATGAgaaactttacatttttttcccatcagcaatggaATCAGAgacatgagaagaaaaagaactcgGCAATAGAGAATAAAGCTAATTTGTCTTCGGCCCCTTTGAGCCACAGTGTGTACATATACtacatatatactacatataCCACTATATATACCAAAAAAGCTCAAAGCACTGACAGAGGCCCCCAACCCTCACCCAGAGCCCACACCCTGGGCAGTCCAGACATCTGGGCAGCCCGGGCCCACCGGGTCACAAACCTGGAAGTCCCCGTTGTGCACACTGTACAGTGACTGGAAGAACGGGCCTGGGGATGGCACGTCCTGGTACAAGGCTGTCTTCATCCTGAGGTCAGGAGACAGCAGTCAGAGGCCCAGCTCCAGGAGGTCACTGCCAGGAACGCGGCTCCTTCCAAGCAGCAGGGACCAGCCCTGCCCCGTCGGTGCTGCTGTCGCCCTCTCCTCTCGTTGGGtccaggcctgacacctggcacCTGCGGCCCCCTCGCTAATGACCCCAGAGGACTGATTTATACCAAGACATGGGTCCTTTTAAGGTGAGTGGTGATGGGGGTTCAGGGGTGGGGGTGACCAGCTGTGTCTTCAGCCGGAGGGGGAGACAGCCCTTCCGGGAACCCCATCAGACTTCTCCCCGAGCACCGGATCTACCTGCCCAAGACCCACTGCTCCTCCCCTGAGGACGGCACCCCAGACTCCGACCCAGCAAGTCCAGATCAACCTCGCCAGCCTCCCTGGGGGCCTGTCCCGATTCCCCACCCCAGGGTGGCATCAGGGGCCACCAGTCACATCGCATCCACCCCACGTCCCCTCACTTTCCCGTCCTGAGACCCTGTCACTCCCTGCACTTTGCTCCAGCTGTGCTTCTCCCGCCAGCTCACACACAATTGCCTCCCTCTGGACCCCATCTCTGGCCACCCCGCAGGTCCTCCTCCTCACTTGTACCCCAAAACTCCATTCTCAAAACATAAACCGGATCCCATCCCACGCGACCAGGCTTCAGGTGCTTTCCTGGGACCCGAGGGCAAGCCTGAGCCTTTCCTGGCTTTCTTGGCCACCCATCGGGCCCTGCCCAGCACCCcgtccctccctcaccctggctGCCTCTGTCCAACCTCCTCTCATCCTCTCTGCTACCCATCCACGCCTGGCCGGTCTCCTGCGGGACCCCCTCCTGCGGGACGAGGCCCCTGCACCTCATCTCGTAAGTTGACATGTGTGATCGCTTGTTTCAGGAGGGCTTTTTTGTTCATCTGGTTGTCCGTGGCACCCATCAGGGCGGGGAACAGGGCCCCGTGGAAACCAGATGCCCAACACTGCCTGCACAGAACCACTGTGCAAATGAGCCAGCGCCAAGCACCTCCAGAGGCAGGAGACAAGGGCCTCAGGTGACTCGGCCCCAGGGACTTTGGGTCATTCCAGGGCTCTTTTGGGCCACACTGCCCGCCACCCACATGCACCTGGCCAACTGGGGACATCCCCATTGGTCCAGGGCAGAGGCCTGAaaacccctccccacccaggagcattgggggaggggtgcgggtttGGGCCCTCAATGCACCGCCTACCCCACACCCACAAACGCACACACACGCTCATGCACACACAAATTCTCACACCCACACGTACAATAACACATTCACGTACATGCACACACTCCTACACACACTCCTTGGCTACCGACCTGGGTGACAGCTTGAACAGCAGGTAGGTCAGGCTGGTCAGCAGGAGAAAGATGGACACAGCGACCAGGGTGCTGTCGGGCTGCCCCAAAGCTGGGACCAGGCGACCTATGGCGGGAAGGGCCCAGGGCTGTGTTCCTCCAAACTCACCTGGCAAAGGCACCTGGACGGGCGCCTCGGACCAAAATGGAAGGTTTATGTTGCGCCTCCGAGAGCACTCTGGGTGAATCACACACCCCTGGGCCTTGCCTTTCCCATCCACAAGATCATCAGGGTCCGAGATCCTTTCCAGTACCTCTGTGCACAAGGGTCAGCCCAGCCCCCTAAGCAGACGAGGCCCTGCCCGGGCTCCAGAGACAGCAGCAACAGCCTGCTGTGCAGCTGGGGCCACACTCGCTCCAAGGAGACTGGGAGCTGCAGCTCCCTGGGAGGCCCAGCACTTGGCAGGTGTTTCCCCTTCACACATCGCAGACCTCCAGGGGAAGGCAGTCAACTGGGCCACGAGGGAGGGGGTcccaggagggggaaggggtgggacgCGAGGGGGCGGGGAGGCCCCACCCAGGCCCCTGAAGGCGGCAGCACCCACCCTGTCTCTGGGGGGAGTGGAAGCAGGCGGGCTGGCTCCAGTCACTCCACGGGCCCTCGTAGCGCTCCTCCTCCGCCACCGCATCCTCCAGTGTGGCCATCTGGACACGCAGCCGGGCCTCATAGGTGGAACCAGGGTCCAATTCAGTGGCTTCAAGTTTGAGCCAGGTCACCCCAACGATGTGATCCTTGTGCCAAGCCCGCTGTGGGGTGGAGAACAGTTCGGAGGTGCTGGGGGTGAGACTGGGCCCATCAGTCCTCGAGGACGCGTACACACAGCGTGGGCACACTTACACGTGTCCACAGACTTACATGTATCCACGTGCATGCACACTCATCCACACACGCACACCCTGTGAACGCTCACACGTACACACAGGCACACTCACCACACCTGCACTCACTTACCCTTGTCTCTGGTCACTTCCCTCCCCACAATTCCAAGGTGACACCACCCTAGATGGGACGAGGAGTGACCCTGGCTGCTGCTCCCAGGAGAGAGAGGCCCCCAGGGTAGGCAGACCCAGCCTTACCTCCCAGGTCTCCTCCTGCCTCTTGAAGGCCAGCTCATAGCTGAGGAGTGAGGCCAGCGGCTCCAAGGCAGGACTGATGCTCCAGGTCAGGACACAGTGCTCAGAGCTGATGTTGCTCAGCAAGTCAGAGGGAGGGTCCAGCTTCACTGAAACAGAATGAAGCCACGTAACGGTGTGGGGGCCAGCACGCCCAGGACTGGGGATCGGAAAGATTCCCAGGAAGCATGGGGCACATGGCCAAGGCCTCCTCAGAGCAGAGGCCTCACTGGAAAACTGGTCCAGAGAAGCCCCAGGTGGGACAAGACAGCAATGACTTCCTCCAGCCTCTGAAGCCAGACAAGGTGAGTTTCAAATCTAACCTGCTGCTGGAAGTTCTTCCTAGTGTCTTACTGAAGTCCTTCCTGCTGTGACTGAAGTAGATCGCAAGTGACTCAAACTGCGGCTCCTGCCCCAGCTCAAAGCCCTGCACCTTCATTCTCCTCCAAAACCCTACCCCTCCCCGGGGACCCCGCCTGCTCTTAGCCCTGGATCCGTCAGCAGGGACCAGGAACACTGACTGGGCCGTGGGGGTGATGTAGCCAGGATGCTCCCGGCCAACGCACCGACCCAGGCCTCACCATGTCTCCGGGGCAGGTACTGTGGATCCACCAGGCTGACCTGCTCCTTCCCAGAGACGTGACGGTGGAAGGTGATGGTGAAGTTGTCAGAAGGCACGAGCACCTCCTCAGGTGGCAGCTCCACGGTGCACATGCTGGCCAGGAAGACACACCTGTGCTTGCTGCCTGGAGCGTGGTTGCTGGAAAGGGCACGTGTCGGCACTAAAGGGCCACTGCACCAGCCCGGCTCCCTaccctcacccctgccctccGGCCTCACCTGGTGAAGAGCAGCCAGGGGCCAGCCCCCTGGTCCAGCTCCGGGGCAGACCAGTGGCAGTCAATCCTGAGGATGTTGTTATTGTGGCACGTGAAAGTCCCAGGCCCTGGGAACAGTGACCCTTGCAAGCCCACAGTGGCTGcttcagggcagggctgggggagggggagggcgtgGCAGCTGACCCCTCCGACAGGGCAGGCCCCAGAGAAGGAGCCCAGGAGAAGTTAccgcgggcagggctgggagaccCCGAGGGGATGGGCTCTGAGCGTGCAACCTGGGTGGGGCTGAAGCCCTGGCTGATCTCAGGAAGACGGGTGCCCGCACAGCCCAAACCCAACCCTTCCCCGTGGAGCCTGACGGGGGCaaccctgcccccagctctgcccccacagccccccacacacacagtgCCAGCCCTCACCTCCTCCATCCCCTGGGAGACAGACGCCTAAGCCGACCCAGGCGCAGATGCAGGCGCAGGTCAGGAGCCAGGTGCCCACCTCTCGCATCAGGACCTCGCTCTGCAAGGTCCAACCTGGAAGGGGCTGGGCTGAGGGGCTGTGGGCGGAGTGCCCCAGTGGGTGCTCCCGTGAGGGGCACTCCGAGTGGGCCACCACCTACACCCTCACCCTGTCCCGCGAAGGAGGCTGAGCACCGCTGTCCAAGCAGCACCGGCAAGAACCTCCAGCTCAGGCCTCCCGGGGTCACTGGACTCTGACCCAGCCACGTGTCCAGGTCTGCCCAGCGGGCGCCTCTCTGGGCCCGGCCCCCCATCCCTGGGCCCAGGTCCCCTCCTGCAGGGGAGGCACGGTTGGGGGAATGGGGTCACGGACAACGACCACAGAGAAGCTCTGCTGGGCCCCCTGGTCTCACACCTGGGCCAACTGTGTGAGGCGCATCACCCATGCGAATTCCCACCAGAGCCACATGAGGTGGGGGACGGTCCCTGATCACTGACAAGGGAGCTgaccccagggtcacacagctaactgCTCCCATCCTGGTGCTCTGCCCCAGGAAAGTGGAGGAGGATGGCAGCAGGGTGTCCACGCGACAGCCAACACCTCCCACACGCTGTCTGTCACACGCCTGTCCCCAGGTGCCCTGCAGAGGAGAGCGTCCCTGGGAGCAGGGCTCTCAATGCAGGGGTGTCAGCCCCAGGATCACTGGAGACAGGCGCTGGGTGCTGGGAAGCGCCTGGGGCTGAACAGGCTGCTAACACCCTGTCACCCCATTTGCAGCTCCAGATGGTACACTGATAGCTCCTCTGCAGGAAGCAGGACCAGCCTGGTTATGCAAGCCTGATGAGTGATAAGGAAGCAGAAAAACAGCAGACATGCACAGACCGCAGCACGGAGGCACTCCAGGAGCCCGCACACACTCACCCGGTAGCAGacatcctcccaccccaccccccgcagcCTCTCCGTGGACCCACAGGATGGACCCCTGTCAAGGCCAACAGTCAGGAAGACCCCACCCTTCCCTAGACTGAAGCATCACCTGCTACAACCAGCCACGGCAGGAGAGGCTGCAGCGGCCACTGGATGGAGACAGGCAGCCTGGCAGCAGCTGGCTCTCAGGGCGCGTGAGGACGGGATGAGAGGGAGCACCAGGATGGGGGCGGCTCAGGCACAGCCACCGCTGCCCGGCTGAGAGCTGGCCCAGGCCACAGTGGGGATGGCCACTGCCCCAGCGGTGGAGGGACACCTGCATTTGTGAGACTTGGGCCGGCAAGGCCACAGGCTGACTCAGGAGCGTGGACTGGGGCGCTCCAAGCTCAGCTGGCCCcaggggcaggagtggggaggaCAGTACCCACACGGGACACTCGTGCGAAGTAGCAGGCCAGGCCCACCctggggagaggtgggcagggcacACGGCAACTCGGCCATCTAGGGGGAGGGTCCCTGCTTTTCATCTGCACGATTCTGTCCAAACATAGTGAGCCGGGCAGGGCCATCACCCTCCTATGGACgaggaggctgaggcccagagacaccAGACTTGCAGGATCGGGGGCACTGGTCACCTGGCCTGGGCACTTGCCCCACCAGCTCCCACACAAGCCTGtgagcttccccctccccggggcATCAGTCTCTCTCCTCAGGGAGCCTCAACACTGAGGCAGGGCTGCCCCCATCCTTGGCAACAGACGCTGGGCCAGGTGGGGCAGAAACCCCACCTGACTACTCCCTGGTCCTGGCAGAGGCACTGGGATGGCCCCAGGGAGGCCTAATCACAGCTCAGACAAGACCAGGTCACGGGACGGCTGTGACGGCAGGAGGATGGGACCCAGAGTCTGGGCCCTCGGGCAGAGCTGCCCACTACACCTCCCATCCTGCTGGGATCCTGGCTGACATGTCCACCCAGCACCGTCCCTTTCCATCAGGACCTTCAGCACACAACCACTCTGGCCCCTTCTCAGGACCCCAtctcctccctggcctctgggTCAAGTTCTGGCCCAAATGACCACTGGTCCCCACAGCTTGCCTGCCCTGGTCTCCCGGCCCAACATGAAGTCATGGGCTGCCGTGCACTGGACCCCTGCCTCGGGGCCCACAGACGCTGCCAGCCCAGGGCCAGGTCTCCAGAAGGACTCAGCCCCTCCGCTCCCGAGCGCTCACCTGCTGCCAGGCGAACTGCCGGGCCAGAGCAGGCCTCTGTCATGGGGCTGGTGCATCGCAGCACGCCCTCCGGACTGGCTTCATGGCAATTACTGCACCCACTTTCTGTCACCTTTCACACAGAGTCTGTATTTTTAATGGGGAGCGAGGGGTACCCTGTTactctccctgcccaccccagaagctggcagacacagaggggggtgggatggaggcTGCTGCTTAAATGCACACTTATCCACCACTGTCCTCTctgctggggcaggaggaggaaatCCAGGTCCTGGCTCCCCAGGAGCAGCTGGAACCTGGGGGAGACGGGGACTAGCCAGGAAATGAGGCTGCAAATGGGAGCAGGCGGCTCCCGCTCTGGGCCCCACATGCGCAGGTGGGCGACCCCAGCACCGTGGGACCTGACGCTGTGGGGCGGAAGTGCTGGAGGACTCTGCTTCCCATGGTGGTGCTGGTCCCGACCCtgctggggaagggcagggagcaGAAGAGGTCAAGGCCAGCTGGGGAGAGCGCGGAGAAGGCGCAGAGGGCAGAAGAGGGAGGAGGTTCCACAGCGCACTTGCCGCCTGCCTTCCTAGAGGGCTGAGCTGGACGGGCGCCCGCCTCAGTGGGGTGGAGGTCCGGGAGACGTGGAAAGGCCAGGCTTGAGCCAGGGGCGGCCTCGGGTGGACAGGGGCACAGAGGGTGGGgcccagggcagagggaggaggaggtccGAGGATGGAAGTCGGAGGAGCAGAGAGGATCTGAGGGACCTCAGGACGAGCCCTCACTGTCCCCTCTGCCCGGCTGCCTTCTGCATGATGAACCTTCATGAAGCCCCCCGAGTCCCCCCAGGCTGTCTCCCCAGCCAGAGCAGACACCCCTGAGCCAGGCCCAGCCTGCTTAGgacaggggcgggggcggggcgggcagtgGCTATGGGCACGGGCTGGAAGGACACTGACACAGGCCTGGGGCTAAATGGGGGGAAGCAATGCCCCTGCTCTTCCCGTGCTGCCTCTGCAGCCCTGGCAGCGAGGCTCAGCCGGCACCGCCCCTGCATCTGGCTCCTCCAGGGCAAGAACCTGTCTGATCTATGCTGCGTCCCCTGCACCCAGCCCCTCACTGTTGAAGAAACACATCCTGAACCTCCCCACAGGCCTGCCCTTGCCTGGGGTAGGCGGTGTTAATGCCTTGGGTCCCTTGGGGGGCTCTGAAACATTATTCGAGCAGAACCCTCTATTCCCCTCCCTCTGCTTAGCTGAGTAACCCTCCTGGAATCCCACCCTCACCCACTGCCCCGTCCACAGCTCCAAGGGGGGTCCACAGACTCCCAGCTCCTCTTCTGCCCTAAAGCTCCCCAAAGGTGTCGGGGAGAGAAGGGGCCTTACCAACCTCAGGACTGGACCTCAGCTCCACTTGTGGTCGTCACGGCTGAGACCACCTGGCCCCAGAACGCCCGCTCACTCGTCCCCACAAAGGTCAGGAACTACAAACTGCCTGACAAGCTCAGCGCCCTTCTTTCTGCCCAGAGGCACCCGTGACCCctacaggcctggaaatcgcagcCCAGCATCCTGTCATCAGCACTGCAATCCCGCTGTCTCTGGGAGATGCCCGAGGCCAGGACACCAAAGGCGGTAAAATGAGGGTGGCCGCCCAAACGCCCTCTGCCCTTCCCGTCCAAGTGTGGTCCCCAGGCTCTTCCTGGGGCCCGCGATGGCGGGCCACCAGTCTCTCTGTCCCGCCAAGTTCACGCTGACCTGAGTGGTTGAGAAGCCCAGATTACAGACTCACCTTCCCAGACGCATCTGCTAGGTCCCATGGCAAGTCTGACTGGCCCCCAACCCTGCAGCCCTGGAGGTGACTTGTCGCCCTACCACCCCTGCGTTTGCAGCAAGTCCCTCAGCCTGATTCAGGAGATAACTGCACGGCCCGGTGACGTGAGCCTCTCACGGCAGGCTGACATAGGCCGCCCACATCTGAAACCACGAGCGCAGAGCCGAGCAGCTGTCCCAAGTGGGGGTGACAGGCGACCATCACCCCAGTCATAAATCCTACCTCTCAGTCCTCAGGAACAGAAAAGTTGCTGAACGTGGACTTCGGTGACCTGTCCATTGATTGGCGGATGAGTGTCCGCCGCGTTCCTCTCAGGAAACACCAGTGAGATGTATTAAATTAGCGCCGGGAGGTGAGAACCCTGACCAGGCACAGAGCAGGTCTCCTTTCCTAGGCTTCCTGGGAGGCGCCGCTCAGGCGATCCGGGAGCGCTGGGGTGGGTGGCGGGGGTGTTAAACATAGAAGTACTGCAGTCTCAGttcaggaaggaaataaaaaaatgggagtCCCCTTTGACCTCAGAGAGAAAGCCCCTGTAAGAAGTTAGGCACAAGTCCCTGCAGACCACGTCGAAGCTCCAACAAATGCACATTTAATGGCCTCGTTCCTCACTCTGAGCTTTGCGGCCTCCTCGCTGCTCTGGCTCTTTTCAAAATCTTTCTAGGGAAGTACGTAAAAACCTACCTCACGCCTTTACTGGTGGTACAGGCCATGGTTTAATaatcctgttgatggacatttggattgttgcCTACATACGCTATTTCAATTTAATTGTCATATATATAACTGACgttatcatattagtttcaggtgtatatatgctacatgctattttaaatgaaggtaggagcttccctggtggtgcactggttaagaatccgcctgccaatgcaggggacacgggttcgagctgtggtctgggaggatcccacatgccacagagcaactaagcccatgcgccacaactactgagcctgcgctctagagcccacgagccacaactactgagcctgggcgcctagagcccatgctccgcaacaagagaagccactgcaatgagaagcctgtgcaccgtaacgaggagtagcccccactcaccgcaactagagaaagccggcgtgctgcaacgaagaccaaatgcagccaaaaataaataaataaatttatttttaaaaaaaaggttaggTGTGGAACTGTTGTGTCTAAGGTTGACTGTTGTAAAATACTGATAGATATTGCCAAGTGGCCCCCCCAAAATGCACCAACTTCTACTCCCACCAGATGTGTAAGAATGCCTGTAGCCCTCACCAACTGTATACATTATCAGTCTTTTAAATCTTTGTCAATCTGATAGGCAAAGACATTTCAACGTTGTCTTAATTTGCACTTCCTTGATTATCAGTGAagataagcatcttttcatatacttattggcTATGTGTTCTTTGGGgtaccaaataaggtcacacttcAGTGCGTCCCTGTGCCTACGTTGAGGTGTGAGTGTGCATGTCTGTATTCTGTGCATCAAAACATCTGAGGCAAGGTCTAGAGACCCCAGAGCTGGTTTCCAGTTTCTCTGGAGTCTGAGAAACCAGGACCCATGGAGAGATGGAATCAAAGGCTCAAGCccgtcttccctggtggcgcagtggttgagagtctgcctgccaatgcagggcacacgggttcgagccccggtccgggaagatcccacatgccgcggagcaactgggcccgtgagccacaattgctgagcctgcgcgtctggagcctgtgctccgcaacaagagaggctgccgtagtgagaggcccgcgcgctgtgatgaagagtggccccccacttgccgcaactggagaaggccctcgcgcagaaacgaagacccaacacagccataaacaaaattaaataaataaataaataaataatttaaaaaaaaaaaaaaaaaaaaaaggctcaagcCCGTGAAACACCTTAAGAATGACCAGGGACATAATCATACTTCTTTctaatatttaaatttcaattagCTTGGCCCCTATCTTACCTATTATAAGCATGTACTTTTATA
This DNA window, taken from Balaenoptera ricei isolate mBalRic1 chromosome 15, mBalRic1.hap2, whole genome shotgun sequence, encodes the following:
- the LOC132349417 gene encoding LOW QUALITY PROTEIN: interleukin-9 receptor-like (The sequence of the model RefSeq protein was modified relative to this genomic sequence to represent the inferred CDS: inserted 2 bases in 1 codon; deleted 2 bases in 2 codons), with translation MTEACSGPAVRLAAGWTLQSEVLMREVGTWLLTCACICAWVGLGVCLPGDGGGEGWHCVCGGXCGGRAGGRVAPVRLHGEGLGLGCAGPVFLRSARASAPPRLHAQSPSPRGLPALPAVTSPGLLLWGLPCRGVSCHALPLPQPCPEAATVGLQGSLFPGPGTFTCHNNNILRIDCHWSAPELDQGAGPWLLFTSNHAPGSKHRCVFLASMCTVELPPEEVLVPSDNFTITFHRHVSGKEQVSLVDPQYLPRRHEAGGSHCCLVPPGASLDQFSSEASALRRPWPCAPCFLGIFPIPSPGRAGPHTVTWLHSVSVKLDPPSDLLSNISSEHCVLTWSISPALEPLASLLSYELAFKRQEETWERAWHKDHIVGVTWLKLEATELDPGSTYEARLRVQMATLEDAVAEEERYEGPWSDWSQPACFHSPQRQEVLERISDPDDLVDGKGKAQGCVIHPECSRRRNINLPFWSEAPVQVPLPGEFGGTQPWALPAIGRLVPALGQPDSTLVAVSIFLLLTSLTYLLFKLSPRMKTALYQDVPSPGPFFQSLYSVHNGDFQTWIGAHRAGPQPSPDCMGPARGAWETRVQEAIALLTYDPVDVGPLAGLEEEGSTGTGLPADDALPAGCVEWGGPPPAYLPQEAWAPAGLARLAPPQSQGSSSDYCALGCSRWGCPSTFTGNVQSSEPDPALACGLFCDQQSLDARPGGNCAGVGHSQRQDSGGWAA